In one Pseudomonas sp. R84 genomic region, the following are encoded:
- the glpE gene encoding thiosulfate sulfurtransferase GlpE — MSEFKRIPPEQAQALREQGAVVVDVRDPATFAALHISGSKHLDNHSLHAFIQGADLDAPTVVVCYHGNSSQGAAAYLISQGFSDVYSMDGGFELWRTTYPAETAQGTAE, encoded by the coding sequence ATGAGCGAATTCAAACGAATCCCCCCGGAACAGGCCCAGGCCCTGCGTGAACAAGGCGCCGTTGTCGTCGATGTCCGCGATCCGGCAACTTTTGCCGCCCTGCACATCAGCGGCTCGAAGCATCTGGACAATCATTCCCTGCACGCTTTCATTCAAGGCGCCGACCTTGATGCACCGACCGTCGTGGTCTGCTATCACGGAAACTCCAGCCAGGGCGCCGCGGCTTACCTGATCAGCCAAGGCTTCTCCGACGTCTACAGCATGGACGGCGGCTTCGAGTTGTGGCGTACGACTTATCCTGCGGAAACCGCCCAAGGCACCGCCGAATAA
- the surA gene encoding peptidylprolyl isomerase SurA, whose amino-acid sequence MNVKTKLSDCLRPLMLGALFLGTAANAAVQSIDKVVAIVDNDVVMQSQLDQRVHEVQQTIAKRGGGLPPPGVLDQQVLERLIVENLQLQIGERSGIRITDEELNQAVGTIAQRNNMTVEQFRAALARDGLNYDDARDQIKREMIISRVRQRRVAERIQVSEQEVKNFLASDLGKMQLSEELHLANILIPTPESANSDAIQSAARQAMEVYQQLKQGADFGQMAVAKSGSDNALEGGDMGWRKAAQLPPPFDRELSSMAVGDITQPARTPGGFIILKLLAKRGGEAQMRDEVHVRHILVKPSPIRDEAKTKALVQSLYERIVAGEDFATLAKSYSEDPGSALNGGDLNWIDPNALVPEFREVMAKTPQGQLSKPFQTQYGWHVLEVLGRRATDSTEQAREQQAMTVLRNRKYDEELQTWLRQIRDEAYVEIKLPGADQAAQ is encoded by the coding sequence GTGAACGTGAAGACCAAGCTTTCTGATTGTCTGCGCCCGCTGATGCTGGGCGCGCTGTTCCTGGGTACTGCGGCTAACGCCGCAGTCCAATCCATCGATAAAGTGGTAGCGATTGTCGACAACGACGTGGTCATGCAGAGCCAACTGGACCAGCGCGTCCACGAAGTGCAGCAGACCATCGCCAAGCGTGGTGGCGGCTTGCCGCCTCCTGGTGTACTGGATCAACAGGTGCTTGAGCGCCTGATCGTCGAAAACCTGCAACTGCAGATCGGCGAACGCTCCGGCATCCGCATCACCGACGAAGAGCTGAACCAGGCAGTCGGCACCATTGCCCAGCGCAACAACATGACGGTTGAGCAATTCCGTGCCGCCCTGGCTCGCGACGGTCTGAACTATGACGACGCCCGTGATCAGATCAAGCGCGAAATGATCATCAGCCGTGTACGTCAGCGTCGTGTGGCAGAACGCATTCAGGTCTCCGAGCAGGAAGTGAAGAACTTCCTCGCCTCCGACCTGGGCAAAATGCAACTGTCCGAAGAACTGCATTTGGCCAACATCCTGATCCCGACGCCGGAAAGCGCCAACTCTGATGCAATTCAGAGTGCTGCCCGTCAGGCCATGGAGGTTTACCAGCAACTCAAGCAAGGCGCCGACTTCGGTCAGATGGCCGTTGCCAAGTCCGGCAGCGACAACGCTCTGGAAGGCGGCGACATGGGCTGGCGTAAAGCCGCGCAACTGCCACCGCCGTTCGACCGCGAGTTGAGCAGCATGGCCGTCGGCGACATCACGCAACCTGCCCGCACGCCGGGTGGTTTCATCATCCTCAAGCTGCTGGCAAAACGTGGTGGCGAAGCGCAGATGCGCGACGAAGTGCATGTTCGTCACATTCTGGTGAAGCCAAGCCCGATTCGTGATGAAGCGAAGACCAAGGCGCTGGTTCAATCTTTGTATGAACGCATCGTCGCCGGTGAAGACTTCGCCACTCTGGCGAAAAGCTACTCCGAAGACCCGGGCTCGGCGCTTAACGGCGGCGACCTGAACTGGATCGACCCGAACGCATTGGTACCGGAATTCCGCGAAGTGATGGCCAAGACCCCACAAGGTCAGCTGTCCAAGCCGTTCCAGACCCAATACGGCTGGCACGTTCTGGAAGTCCTTGGCCGCCGCGCTACCGACAGCACCGAACAAGCCCGCGAGCAGCAAGCCATGACCGTACTGCGTAACCGCAAATACGACGAAGAGCTGCAAACCTGGCTGCGTCAGATCCGTGACGAAGCGTACGTAGAGATCAAACTCCCTGGTGCAGACCAGGCAGCGCAGTGA
- the apaG gene encoding Co2+/Mg2+ efflux protein ApaG, which translates to MSDSRYQVDVSVVTHYLADQSQPEHDRFAFAYTITVQNNGDLPARLMSRHWVITDGDGHEEQVRGAGVVGQQPLIDAGQSHTYSSGTVMTTKVGTMQGTYEMVATDGKHFDAIIKPFRLAVPGALH; encoded by the coding sequence ATGTCCGATTCCCGTTACCAGGTCGATGTCAGCGTCGTTACCCACTATCTGGCAGACCAATCGCAACCCGAGCACGACCGCTTCGCCTTCGCCTACACCATCACCGTGCAGAACAATGGCGACCTACCGGCTCGACTGATGTCGCGACACTGGGTGATCACTGACGGTGACGGGCATGAAGAGCAAGTCCGTGGCGCCGGCGTCGTTGGCCAGCAACCGTTGATCGATGCCGGCCAGAGCCACACCTACAGCAGCGGCACAGTGATGACCACCAAGGTTGGCACCATGCAGGGCACCTATGAAATGGTCGCCACTGACGGCAAACATTTCGACGCCATCATCAAGCCTTTCCGCCTGGCGGTGCCCGGAGCCCTGCACTGA
- the pdxA gene encoding 4-hydroxythreonine-4-phosphate dehydrogenase PdxA, with amino-acid sequence MKPQRFALTPGEPAGIGPDLCLLLASQAQPHPLIAITSRDLLKERAAQLGLAVTLLDVAPGIWPDAPAPAGSLYVWDTPLSAPVVAGQLDKANAAFVLETLTRAGNGCLKGDFAGMITAPVHKGVINESGIAFSGHTEFLADLTHTAQVVMMLATRGLRVALVTTHLPLREIADAITPERLERVTRILHSDLQNKFGIARPRILVCGLNPHAGEGGHLGHEEIDIIEPTLERLRGEGMDLRGPLPADTLFTPKYLEHCDAVLAMYHDQGLPVLKYKGFGAAVNVTLGLPIIRTSVDHGTALDLAGSGKIDTGSLQVALETAYQMAETRL; translated from the coding sequence GTGAAACCCCAGCGTTTCGCGCTGACACCCGGCGAACCAGCCGGCATCGGTCCCGACCTGTGCCTGCTGCTCGCCTCGCAAGCCCAGCCACATCCCCTGATTGCCATCACCAGCCGCGACCTGCTCAAAGAGCGGGCCGCGCAGTTGGGGCTGGCCGTCACTTTGCTGGATGTTGCGCCTGGCATCTGGCCGGATGCTCCTGCACCCGCAGGCAGCCTGTATGTCTGGGACACACCACTCAGCGCTCCCGTGGTTGCCGGGCAACTGGACAAAGCCAACGCCGCATTCGTCCTCGAGACCTTGACCCGCGCCGGCAATGGCTGCCTGAAGGGTGATTTCGCCGGAATGATCACCGCACCTGTGCACAAAGGCGTGATCAACGAGTCCGGCATCGCCTTTTCCGGGCACACGGAATTTCTCGCTGACCTGACCCACACCGCCCAAGTGGTGATGATGCTCGCCACCCGCGGTTTGCGCGTGGCACTGGTCACCACTCACCTGCCCCTGCGCGAGATTGCCGACGCAATCACACCCGAACGGCTGGAGCGCGTGACACGGATCCTGCACAGCGACCTGCAAAATAAATTCGGCATCGCCCGCCCGCGCATCCTGGTTTGCGGACTCAACCCGCACGCCGGTGAAGGCGGACACCTGGGCCATGAAGAAATCGACATCATTGAACCGACATTAGAGCGCCTGCGCGGCGAGGGCATGGACCTTCGTGGCCCGCTGCCTGCCGACACTCTGTTTACCCCCAAATATCTGGAGCACTGCGACGCAGTGCTGGCGATGTACCACGACCAGGGTTTGCCTGTGCTTAAGTACAAAGGCTTCGGCGCTGCCGTCAACGTGACCCTTGGTCTGCCGATCATCCGCACGTCGGTCGATCACGGCACCGCCCTGGATCTGGCCGGCAGCGGCAAGATCGATACCGGCAGCCTGCAAGTCGCCCTGGAAACCGCCTACCAGATGGCCGAGACCCGTTTATGA
- a CDS encoding phosphotransferase, producing the protein MPDQDVRLQHLKVWLDEQLAILFADQGWGSVPPATLTAASSDASFRRYFRWEGEGRSFVVMDAPPPQENCKPFVDIAFLLAKSGINVPKIYAEDLERGFLLLNDLGNKTYLDVIDGENADALFSDALQALLAFQQLPMVAPLPSYDVALLRRELELFPEWYVKHELGVEFDSTQQQQWQQVSDLLIDSALAQPKVLVHRDYMPRNLMLSEPNPGVLDFQDAVYGPVTYDVTCLFKDAFLSWPEERVRGWLQSYWQQASALNIPVQPDFEDFLRASDLMGVQRHLKVIGIFARICHRDGKPRYLADVPRFFSYIEAVIARRPELAELQALFTSLRGGASA; encoded by the coding sequence ATGCCTGACCAAGATGTACGCTTGCAACACCTGAAAGTTTGGCTCGATGAGCAGTTGGCAATCCTGTTTGCAGATCAGGGCTGGGGCTCCGTGCCCCCGGCCACGTTGACTGCGGCCAGCAGCGACGCGAGTTTCCGCCGTTACTTCCGCTGGGAAGGCGAGGGGCGCAGCTTCGTCGTGATGGACGCGCCGCCACCCCAGGAAAACTGCAAACCGTTCGTGGATATCGCTTTTTTGCTGGCGAAATCCGGAATAAATGTGCCGAAAATTTATGCCGAGGACCTCGAGCGCGGATTTCTTTTGCTCAATGACCTGGGCAACAAGACCTATCTCGACGTGATCGACGGCGAAAATGCCGACGCATTATTCAGTGATGCCCTGCAAGCGCTTTTGGCTTTTCAGCAATTGCCGATGGTCGCGCCGTTGCCAAGTTACGACGTTGCCTTGCTGCGTCGGGAGCTGGAACTGTTCCCTGAGTGGTACGTCAAGCATGAGCTCGGCGTCGAATTCGATTCGACCCAGCAACAACAATGGCAACAGGTCAGCGATCTGCTGATCGACAGCGCACTCGCGCAGCCCAAAGTACTGGTGCACCGCGACTACATGCCACGCAACCTGATGCTCAGCGAGCCGAACCCCGGCGTACTGGATTTCCAGGATGCGGTCTACGGCCCGGTGACCTACGACGTGACTTGCCTGTTCAAGGATGCCTTCCTCAGTTGGCCTGAAGAGCGTGTGCGCGGCTGGCTGCAAAGCTACTGGCAACAAGCCTCGGCGCTGAACATCCCGGTGCAGCCGGACTTCGAAGACTTCCTGCGTGCCAGCGACCTGATGGGCGTGCAACGCCACCTGAAAGTCATCGGCATCTTCGCGCGTATTTGTCATCGTGATGGCAAACCGCGTTATCTGGCCGACGTACCGCGTTTCTTCTCTTATATAGAGGCGGTGATTGCGCGTCGTCCTGAATTGGCGGAGCTGCAAGCGCTGTTCACCAGCCTGCGGGGTGGAGCATCAGCATGA
- the murU gene encoding N-acetylmuramate alpha-1-phosphate uridylyltransferase MurU, giving the protein MKAMILAAGKGERMRPLTLTTPKPLVRAGGVPLIEYHLRALAAAGFNEIVINHAWLGQQIEDYLGDGSQFGVSIQYSPEGEPLETGGGIFRALPLLGDDAFLVVNGDIWTDYDFSVLHQPINGLAHLVLADNPAHHPTGDFSLVDGRVIDGQADAATRTYSGIAVLHPQLFDGCADGAFKLAPLLRKAMAKGEVTGERLKGHWVDVGTHERLAEAEALIEASR; this is encoded by the coding sequence ATGAAGGCAATGATTCTGGCTGCAGGCAAAGGCGAGCGTATGCGCCCGCTGACCCTGACCACGCCGAAACCACTGGTGCGTGCCGGCGGTGTTCCCCTGATCGAATATCACCTGCGCGCGCTCGCGGCTGCTGGGTTCAACGAGATTGTGATCAATCACGCCTGGCTCGGTCAGCAGATCGAAGATTACCTGGGCGACGGTTCGCAATTTGGCGTGAGCATTCAGTATTCGCCGGAAGGCGAGCCGCTGGAAACCGGCGGCGGGATTTTCCGTGCACTGCCGTTGCTCGGCGATGACGCCTTCCTGGTGGTGAACGGTGATATCTGGACCGATTACGACTTCAGCGTGTTGCATCAGCCGATCAACGGACTCGCACATCTGGTGCTGGCGGACAATCCGGCGCATCACCCGACTGGCGACTTTTCCCTGGTCGATGGTCGGGTAATCGATGGCCAAGCCGACGCCGCGACCCGGACTTACAGCGGCATCGCCGTACTCCATCCGCAGCTGTTCGACGGCTGTGCGGACGGCGCTTTCAAACTGGCGCCGTTGTTGCGCAAAGCCATGGCGAAAGGCGAAGTCACCGGCGAACGCCTGAAAGGTCACTGGGTGGATGTCGGCACGCACGAGCGTCTGGCCGAAGCTGAAGCATTGATAGAAGCGAGTCGCTGA
- the rsmA gene encoding 16S rRNA (adenine(1518)-N(6)/adenine(1519)-N(6))-dimethyltransferase RsmA — protein sequence MTEQYQHKARKRFGQNFLHDAGVIDRILRSISAKSEDRLLEIGPGQGALTAGLLNSGAQLDVVELDKDLIPILNQQFAGKSNFNLHQGDALKFDFNTLNAAPNSLRVVGNLPYNISTPLIFHLLNNAGIIRDMHFMLQKEVVERLAAGPGGGDWGRLSIMVQYHCRVEHLFNVGPGAFNPPPKVDSAIVRLVPHAVLPHPAKDHKLLERVVREAFNQRRKTLRNTLKQLLSNAEIEAAGVDGSLRPEQLDLAAFVRLADQLAIQVPASPAAD from the coding sequence ATGACCGAGCAATACCAACACAAGGCGCGCAAACGCTTTGGCCAGAACTTCCTGCACGATGCCGGCGTCATCGACCGCATCCTGCGCTCCATCAGCGCCAAGTCCGAAGATCGCCTGCTGGAAATCGGCCCGGGCCAGGGCGCACTGACCGCCGGCCTGCTCAACTCCGGCGCACAACTCGACGTAGTGGAACTGGACAAGGATCTGATCCCGATCCTCAACCAGCAGTTTGCCGGCAAGAGCAACTTCAACCTGCATCAGGGCGATGCACTGAAGTTCGACTTCAACACGCTCAACGCTGCGCCAAACAGCCTGCGTGTGGTTGGCAACCTGCCGTACAACATCTCCACGCCGCTGATTTTTCACCTGCTGAACAATGCCGGCATCATTCGCGACATGCACTTCATGCTGCAGAAAGAAGTGGTCGAGCGTCTGGCTGCAGGCCCGGGTGGTGGTGACTGGGGTCGTCTGTCGATCATGGTTCAGTACCACTGCCGCGTAGAACATCTGTTCAACGTGGGTCCCGGCGCGTTCAACCCGCCGCCGAAGGTCGACTCGGCCATCGTCCGCTTGGTGCCGCACGCCGTACTGCCGCACCCGGCCAAGGATCACAAGCTGCTGGAGCGCGTGGTGCGCGAAGCGTTCAACCAACGCCGCAAGACCTTGCGCAACACCCTCAAGCAATTGCTCAGCAATGCCGAGATCGAAGCCGCCGGCGTCGATGGCAGCTTGCGTCCGGAGCAACTGGATCTGGCCGCGTTCGTACGTCTGGCCGACCAGCTCGCCATACAAGTCCCGGCCTCCCCCGCCGCCGACTGA
- a CDS encoding symmetrical bis(5'-nucleosyl)-tetraphosphatase — protein MATYAVGDLQGCLEPLKCLLKQVAFDTKLDRLWLVGDLVNRGPQSLETLRFLYGMRESLVCVLGNHDLHLLAAAKNIERLKKSDTLREILEAPDCAELLEWVRQQKLMHYDELRDVAMVHAGIPPQWSLRRALKCADEVETALRDDNLFPAYLDGMYGNEPAKWDNDLKGVARLRVITNYFTRMRFCTAEGKLDLKSKEGLDTAPPGYKPWFQHKERKTKGLRIIFGHWAALEGNIHEPGISALDTGCVWGGSLTLMNVDSGERLSCKCDEHGGLAPTVAPLIPQTSPVSAPR, from the coding sequence ATGGCGACGTATGCCGTCGGCGACCTGCAAGGCTGCCTCGAACCGCTCAAGTGCCTGCTCAAGCAAGTAGCGTTCGACACAAAACTCGATCGGCTATGGCTGGTGGGTGATCTGGTCAACCGTGGCCCGCAATCACTGGAAACCCTGCGCTTTTTGTATGGCATGCGTGAATCGCTGGTCTGCGTGCTCGGTAACCACGACCTGCATCTGCTGGCTGCGGCTAAAAATATCGAGCGCTTAAAGAAGTCCGACACCCTGCGCGAGATTCTCGAAGCGCCGGACTGCGCCGAATTGCTTGAATGGGTGCGCCAGCAAAAGCTGATGCACTACGACGAGCTGCGTGACGTCGCCATGGTTCACGCCGGCATTCCACCACAATGGTCACTGCGCCGCGCCTTGAAGTGTGCTGACGAAGTCGAAACCGCGCTGCGTGACGACAATCTGTTTCCGGCCTACCTCGACGGCATGTATGGCAATGAGCCAGCGAAATGGGACAACGACCTCAAGGGCGTAGCCCGCCTGCGCGTCATCACCAACTACTTCACGCGCATGCGGTTCTGTACCGCCGAGGGCAAGCTCGACCTCAAGAGCAAAGAAGGCCTTGATACTGCCCCACCCGGCTACAAACCGTGGTTCCAGCACAAGGAGCGCAAGACCAAAGGCTTGCGGATCATCTTCGGCCACTGGGCGGCACTCGAAGGTAATATCCATGAGCCAGGCATCTCGGCGCTGGACACCGGGTGTGTCTGGGGCGGCAGCCTGACCCTGATGAACGTCGACAGCGGCGAACGCCTGTCGTGCAAATGCGATGAACACGGTGGTCTCGCCCCGACCGTCGCACCACTTATCCCCCAAACTTCGCCAGTCAGCGCACCGCGTTAG
- a CDS encoding LPS-assembly protein LptD: MALKSPAFRKKFPLLVTGSLLAMQPLASQFVVAAEQYDCSVSASGGWACAPKSTAAALPPRPVHDGSAVSATGEAATENGSAADTAPKTALVTEAKGRGLKSRSEDFSHLDWVPREKLTAAQLAETGPYCSGAYIEPIRPGMNDKTNKSDAPTFIGAKASRYNTDDQVGTLAGDVVLRQGSMQVESDEASLYQAESRAELNGDVRIRDNGALIVGDHADVQLDTGEAKVDNAEYVMHKSRIRGNALYAKRAENAIIRLKDGTYTTCEPNSNAWQLKGNNITLNPATGFGTATNVTLRVKDIPILYTPYIYFPIDDRRQSGFLPPTIGSGSDTGFMLVTPYYFNLAPNYDATLYPRYMSKRGMLVEGEFRYLTKSSEGQFGAAYLNDEDDDRKGQTDYDKTRYMYNWQHKGGLDSRVFTEVDYTKISDPYYFQDLQTDQIGVKSSDYVNQQGAITYRGDSYTARLNAQQYQLATVSNITPYGRLPQITFNGQLPYHPEGLNFDYETELVRFDRDLKTGNFVNEDGTVDRRLDNNVQGLDRANGDRLNLKPGVSLPMNWTYGFLKPSLKYQYTQYQLDLDGTGKSQIVTQQNAAAAAGTDYVGGKFDSNQNRGVPIASIDSGLYFDRNTQFFGKNYRQTLEPRLFYLYVPEVDQEDIPVFDTSEYTFNYASLFRDNRFSGSDRVGDENKLSLGVTSRWIEDDGFERQRISVGQALYFKDREVQLPGIAFKDRDDAKSNVSPYALEYEYRWNRDWRTTADYNWDPDSRSPRSGSAMFHYQPEDNPNKVINAGYRYRNDQVRYDQNTGKWSVGGGDYGTPGQPGYVKDYYKIEQHDFSVIWPIVPQWNAISRWQYDYNRNRTLEAFGGFEYDNCCWKLRLINRYWVSYDEFSQNAPENEKGDHGIFLQIVLKGLGGLTGAKVESFLDKGIQGYREREDQAF, translated from the coding sequence ATGGCATTGAAATCCCCCGCGTTTCGTAAAAAATTTCCGTTGTTGGTAACCGGCAGTCTGCTGGCTATGCAACCTCTGGCCAGTCAATTCGTTGTTGCCGCCGAGCAGTATGACTGCTCCGTCTCGGCTTCGGGTGGTTGGGCCTGTGCGCCCAAATCAACCGCTGCTGCGTTGCCGCCGCGCCCGGTGCATGACGGCAGTGCCGTCAGCGCTACCGGCGAAGCGGCGACCGAGAACGGTTCGGCTGCCGACACAGCGCCTAAAACGGCGCTGGTCACCGAAGCCAAGGGCCGCGGTCTGAAATCCCGTAGCGAAGACTTCAGTCACCTCGACTGGGTTCCGCGCGAGAAGCTCACCGCCGCCCAATTGGCCGAGACCGGACCTTACTGCTCTGGTGCCTATATCGAACCGATTCGTCCTGGCATGAATGACAAGACGAATAAAAGCGATGCTCCGACCTTTATCGGCGCAAAAGCCTCGCGCTATAACACCGATGACCAAGTCGGTACGCTGGCCGGCGATGTCGTCCTGCGTCAGGGCAGCATGCAGGTCGAGTCCGACGAGGCCAGCCTGTATCAGGCCGAGAGCCGCGCCGAACTCAATGGCGATGTGCGTATCCGCGACAACGGCGCGCTGATCGTTGGCGACCATGCCGACGTGCAGCTCGACACCGGTGAAGCCAAAGTCGACAACGCCGAATACGTGATGCACAAATCGCGTATCCGCGGCAACGCTCTGTACGCCAAGCGTGCCGAGAACGCGATCATCCGTCTGAAGGACGGCACGTACACCACGTGCGAACCGAACAGCAACGCCTGGCAGCTCAAGGGCAACAACATCACCTTGAACCCGGCCACCGGTTTCGGTACCGCGACCAACGTGACGCTGCGCGTAAAAGACATTCCGATTCTGTACACGCCGTACATCTACTTCCCGATCGACGACCGTCGTCAGTCGGGTTTCCTGCCGCCGACCATTGGCAGCGGCAGCGACACCGGCTTCATGCTGGTTACACCGTACTACTTCAACCTGGCACCGAACTACGACGCCACGTTGTACCCGCGTTACATGAGCAAGCGTGGCATGTTGGTGGAGGGTGAGTTCCGTTACCTGACCAAGTCGAGTGAAGGTCAGTTTGGTGCGGCGTACCTCAATGACGAGGACGATGATCGCAAAGGCCAAACCGACTACGATAAAACCCGCTACATGTATAACTGGCAGCACAAGGGCGGTCTCGACTCTCGCGTGTTCACCGAGGTTGATTACACCAAGATCAGCGATCCGTATTACTTCCAGGATCTGCAAACCGATCAGATTGGTGTGAAAAGCAGCGACTACGTGAACCAGCAGGGCGCGATCACCTACCGTGGTGACAGCTATACCGCGCGCCTGAATGCTCAGCAGTACCAGCTGGCGACTGTTTCCAACATCACCCCGTATGGTCGCCTGCCGCAGATCACCTTCAATGGTCAGCTGCCGTACCACCCGGAAGGTTTGAACTTCGATTACGAGACCGAGCTTGTTCGGTTTGATCGTGATTTGAAAACCGGCAACTTTGTTAACGAAGATGGCACTGTTGATCGCCGTCTCGACAACAATGTCCAAGGACTCGACCGCGCGAACGGCGATCGGTTGAACCTTAAGCCGGGTGTCAGCCTGCCGATGAACTGGACTTATGGCTTCCTGAAGCCATCGCTGAAGTATCAGTACACTCAGTATCAGTTGGACCTGGACGGTACTGGTAAATCGCAGATTGTCACGCAGCAAAACGCAGCAGCTGCAGCCGGCACTGATTACGTCGGCGGCAAGTTCGACAGCAACCAGAACCGTGGTGTACCGATTGCCAGCATCGACAGCGGTTTGTACTTCGACCGCAACACACAGTTCTTCGGCAAAAACTATCGTCAAACCCTAGAACCACGCCTGTTCTACCTTTATGTTCCCGAGGTGGATCAAGAAGACATTCCAGTATTTGACACCAGCGAATACACCTTCAACTACGCCTCGCTGTTCCGCGACAACCGCTTCTCTGGCTCCGACCGTGTCGGCGACGAGAACAAACTGTCGCTGGGCGTAACCAGCCGCTGGATCGAAGATGATGGCTTCGAACGCCAACGCATCAGTGTTGGTCAGGCTCTGTACTTCAAGGACCGTGAAGTTCAACTGCCTGGCATCGCATTCAAGGATCGTGATGACGCGAAATCCAACGTCTCGCCTTATGCACTGGAATACGAATACCGCTGGAACCGCGATTGGCGTACCACGGCCGACTACAACTGGGATCCAGACAGCCGCAGCCCGCGTTCCGGCAGTGCGATGTTCCACTACCAGCCTGAAGACAACCCGAACAAGGTCATCAACGCCGGCTATCGCTATCGCAATGACCAGGTCCGCTACGACCAGAACACCGGTAAGTGGTCGGTGGGTGGTGGTGACTACGGCACTCCTGGCCAGCCTGGTTACGTGAAGGACTACTACAAGATCGAGCAGCATGACTTCTCGGTCATCTGGCCGATCGTTCCGCAGTGGAACGCGATCAGCCGCTGGCAGTACGACTACAACCGTAACCGTACCCTGGAAGCGTTCGGTGGTTTCGAGTACGACAACTGCTGCTGGAAACTGCGCCTGATCAACCGTTACTGGGTTTCCTATGACGAGTTCAGTCAGAACGCCCCGGAAAACGAAAAAGGCGACCATGGCATCTTCCTCCAAATTGTTCTGAAGGGACTCGGCGGCCTCACCGGCGCCAAGGTAGAGAGCTTCCTCGACAAAGGCATTCAAGGTTATCGTGAACGTGAAGACCAAGCTTTCTGA